The following proteins come from a genomic window of Brevibacillus antibioticus:
- a CDS encoding CGNR zinc finger domain-containing protein: MGWLCIDFLNSDWRDWRGSGRAENRLENQEWLSSFLQTYKLTAPLPMNVDCAASLLQLRERLRRMLEAVVRGDRFQEEDLAELNRALALTPFHLQVLYVDEEGGYRQKQSSQAEGWPLVMAQIAASFAELLAPQHLERIKICDNEDCRWVFYDESRNRVRRWCDDKMCGNLMKVRRFRERQKEKG; this comes from the coding sequence ATGGGCTGGCTTTGTATCGATTTTTTAAATAGTGATTGGCGGGATTGGCGTGGTTCTGGTCGTGCGGAAAATCGCTTGGAGAACCAGGAATGGCTGTCATCCTTTTTGCAAACATACAAGCTAACCGCTCCGCTACCGATGAATGTGGACTGTGCCGCTTCCCTTTTGCAGTTGCGCGAACGTTTGAGACGTATGCTAGAAGCCGTTGTCCGTGGAGACCGCTTCCAAGAGGAGGACCTCGCGGAATTGAACAGGGCTTTGGCTCTCACCCCTTTTCATCTGCAGGTGTTGTATGTAGATGAGGAGGGCGGCTACAGGCAAAAGCAATCCAGCCAAGCAGAGGGCTGGCCCCTCGTCATGGCACAAATTGCGGCTTCTTTCGCAGAGCTGCTTGCCCCGCAGCATCTGGAACGAATCAAAATATGTGACAACGAGGACTGCCGCTGGGTGTTTTATGATGAAAGTCGCAACCGGGTGCGCCGCTGGTGTGATGACAAAATGTGCGGAAACTTGATGAAGGTACGCCGTTTTCGTGAGCGCCAGAAGGAAAAAGGCTGA
- a CDS encoding DinB family protein, which yields MNRKDLLLHGWECTYNKEDWYPPLKEALSGVSAAEASWRPVGEAANTIWENVSHLLYYKERLLHRLLGTEFPGSAETNDDTFIPSGGPDDEDAWQATLARMGSVHRHIHEKLSLLTDEDLNQMATYTPIYQTVMSLVLHDAFHTGQIVQIRKLQGSWPARRSFE from the coding sequence ATGAATCGGAAGGATTTGCTTTTGCACGGTTGGGAATGTACCTATAACAAGGAAGACTGGTATCCACCTTTAAAAGAAGCGCTTTCCGGAGTATCAGCAGCCGAGGCCAGCTGGCGCCCTGTGGGAGAAGCAGCCAACACGATCTGGGAAAACGTCAGCCACCTTCTTTATTACAAAGAACGCCTGTTGCATCGTCTATTGGGCACCGAATTTCCTGGCTCCGCTGAGACGAACGATGATACCTTCATCCCGTCCGGCGGTCCGGATGACGAAGACGCTTGGCAAGCTACTCTCGCTCGTATGGGAAGCGTCCATCGCCACATTCATGAAAAGCTTTCCTTGCTGACGGATGAGGATTTAAACCAGATGGCTACTTATACGCCCATTTACCAAACCGTAATGAGTCTGGTCCTGCATGATGCGTTTCATACGGGACAAATCGTCCAAATTCGCAAGCTGCAAGGCTCTTGGCCTGCCAGACGCTCATTTGAATAA